The Brienomyrus brachyistius isolate T26 chromosome 9, BBRACH_0.4, whole genome shotgun sequence genome contains the following window.
CTCCATCTCCAGGTGGCAGAAGTGAGGAGAAAGGATTGGGCAGCTGGGACAGGCTGGTCGGTAAGGGGTTGGGGTAAAAGTGGGACTGATACAGGGAGCCAGGGGGCAGTTTGGGGCAGTTGTTGAGGGAGAAAGCCCCTGGGAGGTAGGGGTTGAAGCCCCATGGGTAGTCAAATGGTGGATTACGGGGGTAAGGGCCCAAGAGGGAGGGGGGCTTGGAGTAGCAGGGGGCACCTGCAGCAGACAAGGGGCGGAGAGAAGCAGAGTTATAAACTCGAACAAGAATATCACAGAACACACagtggacagcacagacacataTGATTCTCTGTTAAGGAACTACTACCTGTCAGCTTGCAGGAGGCATGCAGTGACAAGCTCATTGCGTGAAGTACACATGACAGCAAATTTAAACTTGAACTACGACACAACAGGGATACCATAAACAAACACGCATCAGCTATTCTGCacatatataaacaaacagacatCAGCTATTCTGCacatatataaacaaacagacgtCAGCTATTCGGCACATATATTTAGATATTTAAACTGTTGTTGTGCTGAAGTAGGATTAATGCCAAAAATGAAAAGCACATTATTAAGTTTCCATGCCGGTGGAACAAAAGAATCACATTTCAGCCCTAAAAATTGTCAAACAGGGCACACTTCATTCTGCCTGCTTTTTTAAGCACCTCCCTGGTTTTGTTATTTGATATGGAGGGCTAATTTGGCACGGTAGGATCTCGCTGCGTTAGGCTGGGAGTAGCTGGCAGACACATGAATATTGAATCAGTCAGACAGACCTCACTTGCTTATAAAAACACAGTAATGGGCGCCCACAGGCCACAAACTGAAGCCTGCACCCTCAATTAGGCCCTTCCTGCCTGGGAAGGGATTAGGACAGGGGGGACACATGGGAGGGGAGATGCGTAAGGAGGGAAAGACACCTCAGGACAAACAAAGTAGAGGGGGTGaaacaagtaaataaataaataataaagactGCGCAAAAGCAGCTGTACAGGGATGCACACACCGAGTGACCCTACGTCCAGAAAGGCAACAGGCACTCCGACAGACAAGTGCAACTGTAGGCAGGCAGATGTGCTCGCACACCGAAAACCTGCATCCAATTAATCTCACGCTCTCTCTGGGTGATTTTTAATGCCCCTCCCTTTCTCCCCCTCCCATAACTCCATCTCTCTTTCCAAGTAGTTTAATTCGATGTAGGGCAGCAGGATCTCCATATACCTTACTCCATAGTCTCCTGTCCTTTTTGTGGATTCAAAGTGTTAATATGCCTGTGGGGAGATAACGTCTTTCAGAACCTTGCAAAGCTCACCATCACGCAGTCTCACCTGAGCTGAGGAACGGGAAGGCATCAAGCCTTAGCTTGTCCCCATCGGGCCCCGGCGGGCCCGCAGTCCTCTCAAACAGGGACCCTCCTCTCCCAGAATCTGGCAACCGTGGAAACAGGGACTGCAGTGCCTGCAATATAGAAGGAAGGAAGCAGGAAGGgaatgagtgagagagagagagagagagagagatagagagagagagagagagagagagagagagagagagagaagtacGGGAGAGATTAACTCAATTGATCCACTGGGACATTACAGTATACGCAAAGGCAATTCAGTGGAAAAGGACAAAATTGACTCTTCTGTGGCTTAATAATCTATGATTACTATTTGAGTCACCTGATAGCAAATAGGAAAAAAGCACCGCTAATATATTATGCATATCTTAAATCTTGATACTTTTACCTCTTGATGACATAGAGAAATCCttttttgtggaaaaaaatattatttcagaATATCTGTACGTTAAAACATTTGACTTTGAATTTGAAGCATGAGAGCACTGAACATTGATACTAAAAGAAGAGACTGTTAGGATCGTCAGTATTTAAAAGGAATCCACAACTGATCTCTTTTAGTACATTGCTACTAAAAACCATATATAGTAATTTAAATGATTGTTAtaatgaaggtttttttttaacagaaggcTAGACTTGCGTATTGTTTACATGTGGAAATGGGAACATTTACACACGCAACACACGACGGACCCCGCTGACCCTGTGCCACAACATggcgggacggggggggggggggggttaccaaaGCAATGAAGAGATGAAAGACGGCACAGCCTAACACCCTCAGGAAACAACACTGATACGGTACGATACAGTCAACCGGGCAAACAGATGGGTGGATCGGGTAATGCAAGGAAACTGTGTTCCTCGAGGTGTGGTAGAGGAAGAGAGGAATCGGCTAGGTCAGAAAAGGAGAAGAATACACAGAAGGTCCCCATTTTTTAAGGGGTGGCGCGGGAGCCACTGGCGAGAGGGGCTAAATAAAGGAAACGGCAAAGTCGCAAGTTGTCCCCGGGGGTCCGAGGGTTGAGGGCTCTGAGCAGAAGCGATCAATAATTTCTGTCACTGTGGAGTTCAAAGTTTGAAGTCAGAGACTGTACTTCCAAGCCGCAAGATCTCGATTGCTTAACGAAAACTTGAATTAATTACCCCACCGACTGATCTGATATACGCcttcatttctttcatttttttttcaatcgATGACAGCGAAGGATACATGATGTGAGATGGGAATGAAAGGGGATaatgtctgcttttgttttaagGACATCTAACACCCCCCGTCCCCCGTCCTTCACTTTGTTTCGAGTACCATCGCCGATCTCTAAAGGAGTCGGATTGTGTTATTAAGTGTTATTCCCTTATTGTGCGTTCGCTGTaaagaaaattaaattttattgcaTAATGGAAAAGTTCACAAAGACTCGTGGTTTTAAAAGACTATTATTCAAGGCATTATTTATAATGACATATAAATGTTTCTTCTTTTTTAAATCAAGTGTAACAGGAGCGTCTTTTCTGCTACTGGTAGTGAAATCATTACCTTTGTAGACGTTTAATGATTTGCAGAGTATAATGACAGTGTTTCAAAAACTATACAAGCAATTGTAATTGTATTGCTGGTTGGTGTAATTGATACACAATTAAGCAGTCGAACAAAGTCGGGCACAAAAACATCCTTCCCTCCCTCTATCTGTCTAACTATGTTATCCTCCGGTACCTCTGGAGAGACCGGGCTGCAGTCTGGCGCTGCCGAACCTCCGTTGAAGTGGTTTTGGGTCAGCAGGAAGGGGGAGCTGGCCATGTCCAGTAGAGGATAGTTCACCAGAACCACCTTACTAAAGTTGAACTTGTAGGTAAAGCGCttgcctttggttttgtgtAGAATGCGCTTGTTATAGTAGTACCTGGTTCAAAGGAGACAGAGGAAAGGGGGGAGGAGAGAAAAGGATCAGAAGGGTAGAGAAGAGCGAGTAAAGCAAAGAGGGTTAATACACGGGAAGGGTTAGGGAAAGCTCACTGCTGCGCTGGCTCCTGCAGCGGTTTACCGTAGGACCAAACATTGGGGCAAGGCAAATGAAGTTTGCGTAGAATGGAAATGCTATTTGAtattaaagacacacacacacacacacacacacacacacacacacacacacacacacacacacacacacacacatgcacacatatgtaGCAGCTGTTTATACAAGTATTTGGCATCATGTTtatatgcagaaaaaaaaaatttcagtATCAATTACAGTAAGAGATACAAAAAtgaatttgtatttaaatgtgTTTAACTGCATACTAAGCCTTATGTGTGCCTGTCATCGCTATGCAGGGCATACAGTGACTATGTCAAGTCATTTCAATAATTTGTATGCATTTACTTCGCAGGGCGATTGCGTGCTACCAGTAATTGAGCAATTAAGCAGGGCTAATCAACGAGGCTAATTAAGGGCCGAGCCAATTCATAACAATTAGACCCCACCGACAGCACCTATTACTGAGAGGGCAGAATGAtgggaagggaggggagggggggaaacAGAGGACAGGAAAAGAAAGGATGGAATAGAGAGGGGGGAACAGGCGTGAGGGTGTGTCTATGTGAGCGAATTAGCCGTATGTGACATTTGTCTTGTAGTGGAACTGGAGGGACAGTAGGAGGCCCAGGGACATTAATCTGGAGCTGGCCGGAGCCCCACACCTGTACGCTCCTATATGTAATTAATACTTCAGGTAGAGTCACAGATTCCAGCATAGCTGAAGACTTAAAAGCCAGCATTTGGTTTCTATCACGATGATCAAAGATGACAAGGGAGAAGTCAGCGGATCATCACAAGGAATGATGTAAGGCATGGCGTGGGAGAGGGGACACTTTGGTAATGATCTTTATTTGATATCACTGAGCCCTGTATTCACAGCAGCAACTAAGGAATTCCACATACACTGGCAACATGGTTCCGGTCTCCATTCACCCCCAGTGGGTACCAGGTGGTCTCAGAACCTTAGGCAAAGGGTTGTATGATGGCTGGGCAAACCAGAAGGTTATAGGTGCAGCACAGGGAACGTGTGCAATGTTCTTTTCAGGCATTTTAGTATTTTACCTGGATTCtcccaaaaacacacacagcatcaTAAATAATAAAGGAATAAACAGAGACTCGGTCTGCCTCCCTGGACACCGGGATCTTCTTATATGTCTATGGTTAGGTCACCTAAGACAGGGGATGAGAATGTATATGCAGATACATAGGTGATGTGTTTCCCACCAGGGGTGTCAGAAATATAGGGAGACAGGGAAGATGTCCCCCCCAATATCGGCAGCCTCCTCCTCCccaaaaaaaattgtaataaaAAGGGTCTTCCTTATCTTTTATTATCAATACATATGTTATTGAGACCAATTAACTGTTCGTAAAAAGTGTGAGGACAAAACATATAGCCTACCTAATGAAGATTCCTGCGTGATTAAGATTCCTGTGTCTTCTTATTCCCAGCCCAAATGTTTGGTTGATTGTAACTGGCCCATACCCATCCCTCATTGTCTATGTATATTTGTGCCTGCCCTTGCGCTTGTTTCTTAGTCGGACATTGTATGTTTCCAGCTGTTCTAGCCTTGTCTTTGCTGCTGTTCTACTATGCTCgttcctgtgttgttccctgccttagttTTTATCTTTTAGGTACTTTGTTTTTGACCCGTCATGGTCCTTTTgtatcttctttttttttagttcAGTAAAGTCCCATCCTTGTAAGCCACAATGTGGATTATCCATCCTTTGTCACGTCCATCCGAAACATTATCAGAAACAAAACAATTTATCATATGAATCAGTCATTTTTTGGGTTCTGTTTAGtgtaccataaacagtgttagttttattttaaatgatgaaatcTTTATTATTATAGAATTGTTTTAAAGTCTTGCTTACATCGCATCCTTTTGTGATGTGACTTTTGCATGTGTGTCCATTGCGATGTCACAATATatatcaccccccctcccccaatgtcACACTCTTCCTGACACCGCTGCTCCCTACACATGGAAGAAAATCATGGAGGAAAAGCATGGAGAAGGAGCAGAGAAACGGTGTTGGGGGAGACTGAGACATGGTTATTAAGAGGAAGTGTAAGTGATGAGGGCTCCTGAGAGCTCTCCTGTGGCCATGGCACCACCCTCTCAGGTCCTACCTCAGCGCGCGGCTCAGCTTGTCATAGTTCATGTGAGGTTTGCATTTGCGGATGCCCCAGAGTCTGGCCACCTCATCAGGGTCCTTGATGACGAACTCGCCATAATCACCCTGCCAGGCGATCACCCCCTGGTACTCCTccttctgcagcagctccaggatGAAGTGCCACAGCTGGATCTGCCGTGAGCCTGGGCTCGACTCTGGCTTGTAGGCCCAGTCTGGGAAGGCGATGCCTACGATGCAGGGAGTGGAAGGTGGGGATGGAGGCCCGTCTAACAAGCTCTAACAGATGGGGAATTGCTTTAACCAACAAGTTGACCTGCCTCATTTTTGTAGCTTAGAAAAAACAGGATTAAATATACAGAACATAGAAGATAGTAGGTAAGGGAAATCTTATAGAAGAGCAGTACTGGGATTACAAAAAAGCTATATAATGGAACTAGGTCAGAAACAATGTACTACATGATTTTTGCCAACCCAGAGACCATTGACAAGAACGTATGCAAGTCTGTGTTTTTTCCAAAGTCTTgtaaattaataaagaattgcaAATGGGTTTGTAATTATCTCTGTATCTGGTTAGTAATGTTTTTGGTACAGTCATTTAATAAATGATTATTTGACGGCTGTGCGGAAATGTCCTGCAGTGGTCCACCTGAAGTGTTGTGTACTGTAGGTATGTATCACTGAGTGACAGTCACCTGGTGTCCACAGGGCTGGGACTGGGGGCGTGAGCAACAGGTCACTGACACAGCTACAGTCCATAGCTCAGCCGCACCTGAGAGACAAGAGAAGCGGAGGGCAGGAGTTCAGGGAAAGAGCATTTAAAGGTAAAAACAGAGGAGGGGTTTATAGGAACCAGCATTTAAAGGTAAAAACAGAGGAGGGGGTTTAGAGTACGAGCATTTAAAAGTACAAATGGCAGAGGATTAAGGTACCAGCATTTATACGTACAAATAGAGCAAGGGTTTATGGGAACCATCATTTAAAAGTAGAACTGGAGCAGGAGGTTTAGGGTACCAGCATTTAAAGTTACAAACAGAGCAGGGATTTATGGGAACCAGCATTTAAAAGTACAAACAGAGAAGGAGGTGTAGAAGAAGATCAGAGAAGATCATTTAAAGGTACAAACAGAGCAGGGGATTATGATATAAGCATTTAAAGGTAAAAACAGAGCAGGGAGTTTAGGGTACCACCATTTAAAGGTACAAACAGAGAAGGGGATTATTGTAGAGGCATTTAAAGGTACAAAAAAGCAGGGGGGTTAGGTACGAGTATTTAAAGGTACAAACAGGGCAGAGGATTAGGGTACCAGCATTTAAAGGTACAAACAGAGCAGGGGGGTTATGGTGCCAAGATTTAAAGGTACAAACAGAGCAGGGGATTTTTGTACCAGCATTTAAAGGTACAAACAGAGCAGGGGGTTTACGGTACCAGCATTTAAAGGTACAAACAGAACAGGGGATTAGGGTATCAGCATTTTAACTAATAATATTGTTTTTGAAATTCTACCATAAGTTTCACCCCAACTTCACCCGATTGATGAATTGAAAggactattttcatatttcatgCAACTAAAATTCAGGTATACTCTATACTTGTATACCTCAAAATATGGTTGATGATTTAGTATAGAACAAATAATGCTGGAAAAAATACTAACAAAAGTGTCATTATAGTCCAGTCATCAGGAGGAATGTCTTAAGTGAGATAATTCTCAATGTGTTCTCTTACAAAAGTTtcagtttaatatattttaagtCAATGTTGgacaaataaaactgacatGAAAATTTCTAGATTGTAGATAATTCTAGATTGTAGAAAATCTAGAAAATTGTAGATTTTCACCAGACGCTAGATAGATATATGGGGGGAAATGGCACAAAGAAAAACGTGTTAAATAGAATTTATTCGGTTAGTAAATCACTGTACAATATATACACAAAaactaattaaaattaaaatgtggATAGATTAACTTACTTAATAAACATATGCTTATCTGTTacagtattttaatataaatgctgTAAGAAAACGACAGCAGTCTGGCAACTTCAAGTTTGCGAAAAGTCTGTCAGATGGAGGTGAAAAGCCACAAATGCCCTGATATTTTATGctgccctctccctctcttttgctctctctctctctctctctctctctctctctttcccactttctcctcctcttctctgTCTCTGTACTTAATTATGCTCTGTGAATTTTGGATTTTCCCTCCAGCATTGAAATGGAACGTGAATTATTAAGGTGTGTTTGTATAAATTATTATTGCTAACTCCAGGcatttctctgcctctctcagtCTTTGGACTTCTCTCtctactcccccacccccccccctccctctttctccatctctctcctccacCCTGTGTGTGGACTGGTTCACTTCGCCCCTGCTTTTTCGTATTTCCGTGTTTACACCCCCTCCTGGCTGCTGCCCCATTCCCTTTCTAAGTCTTTTTAACCTCCATAATCATCCCTCTtcagtttctctcttttctaGCTTCCATCCTCCTCAGTCTGTGAATTTTCCAAATTAGCAGTTAATTCCAAATCTAAGATCGAACAAATAAGTGAATTAAATAAtacagttttcattttttgtaatTTGTATAATAATCAGATTAATGACCtaattaatgggggggggggttctggcaCATTTCCAGGACAATTGAAATATTTTTGAAGCAAACACAGAGCCAACTACTGCACTGATCAAATGCAATATCAGCACATTCTTCTCTGCTATATTT
Protein-coding sequences here:
- the erfl1 gene encoding ETS domain-containing transcription factor ERF-like produces the protein MDCSCVSDLLLTPPVPALWTPGIAFPDWAYKPESSPGSRQIQLWHFILELLQKEEYQGVIAWQGDYGEFVIKDPDEVARLWGIRKCKPHMNYDKLSRALRYYYNKRILHKTKGKRFTYKFNFSKVVLVNYPLLDMASSPFLLTQNHFNGGSAAPDCSPVSPEALQSLFPRLPDSGRGGSLFERTAGPPGPDGDKLRLDAFPFLSSGAPCYSKPPSLLGPYPRNPPFDYPWGFNPYLPGAFSLNNCPKLPPGSLYQSHFYPNPLPTSLSQLPNPFSSLLPPGDGAERVGAQAGGASSTVGGLSARLCMPPYSGTLALNRTEMGNGGAGERERCEGNAGANGALGLGLGLGLGLGLGGVTLGNGGGRQSPSERRGAVKQDPESDSELEITDLSDCSSDNENEPEFIMSKEGRLSSRSQILEAKTATPLPPLSSLTKAGSPRPLKSVAPSAPSTPSLPRSLSPSLSLVDRHRQTEALKLTRS